One Solanum lycopersicum chromosome 2, SLM_r2.1 genomic region harbors:
- the LOC138342126 gene encoding uncharacterized protein: MANKIDHAHPLFLSSSDVAGAVQIGIQLTGMENYNLWSRAMELTLLTKNKLGFVDGSIKRENYIVDSEKKQWDRCNAMVISWLMSNVSKDLVSGILFRSNATLVWSDLKERFDKVNMSRIFHLHKSIVTHTQGTSPVSVYYSKLKDIWDEFD, from the coding sequence ATGGCGAACAAAATCGACCATGCTCATCCTCTGTTTTTGTCATCTTCTGATGTAGCAGGAGCTGTTCAAATTGGAATTCAACTCACAGGCATGGAGAATTATAATTTATGGAGCAGAGCAATGGAATTGACTCTGTTGACTAAGAATAAATTGGGGTTTGTTGATGGAAGCATCAAACGTGAAAATTATATAGTTGATTCTGAGAAGAAACAGTGGGATCGATGTAATGCTATGGTGATCTCATGGTTGATGAGTAATGTAAGCAAGGATTTGGTGAGTGGAATCTTATTTCGTTCTAATGCAACACTAGTTTGGAGTGATTTGAAGGAACGTTTTGATAAGGTGAATATGTCCAGAATTTTCCATCTGCACAAATCAATTGTCACACATACTCAAGGTACTTCCCCTGTATCAGTTTATTATTCGAAGTTAAAGGATATATGGGATGAATTCGACTAA